GGCGCTGGGTGCGCTCGACCAGATCGAGCGCATGTTCGAGATCGGCGACCGGGCCGGGGCCGACATGAACGCCGCAGGCGATGCGGTCGCGCTGCGCGCCGCTCGACAGGATCGTGTCGGCGCAGGCGAAGATGACATCGTCGCTCGGTCCGCGCGGATGGCTGCGGAAGGGCAGGGTGACGGCGCGCATCACCTTGTCGAGCATCGGCACGGGGAAATTGACGAAGATCGCGTCGAACCGGTCCTCGATCCGCTGGAAGCCGGTCTCGCAGGCCCATTCGACCAGCGGCAGGTCTTCTTCGAGCCGGCCGTCATCTTCCCAGCGTTTGAGGACGGCACTCAGCAAGTAGAGCTCGGCGAGGATGTCGCCATAGCGCGCCGAAATCGCTTCCTTGCGCTTGAGCGTGCCGCCGAGCGAAATCAGCGCTACTTCGGCGCAGGTGGCGAGCGCCGAGGCATAGCGCGAAAGCTGCTTGTAATAGCCCTTCACCTTTCCGGCATCGGGCGCGTCGCCGGTGGCGCCGCCGGTCCAGCCGCTCGCGAAGCTGCTCGCGAGATTCTTGATGATGTGCCCGGCATGTTTCCACAGCACTTCGTCGAACGCGACCAGCGCGTCCTTGCCCTGCTCCTCGAGCGCGACGACTTCCTTCAAGAGATAGGGATGGTCGCGCATCGCGCCCTGGCCGAAGATGATCAGGCTGCGCGTCACGATATTGGCGCCCTCGACGGTGATGCCGACGGGAACCGAGCGATAGACATTGCCGAAATAGTTTTTCGGCCCGTCGATGATGGTCTTGCCGCCATGCACGTCCATCGTGTCGTCGACTGCCTGGCGCATGCGATAGGTGGCGTGCGCCTTCATGATGGCGGAGACGATCGAGGGGTGGTGCCCCTGATCGAGCCCGGCGCAAGTGAAGCGGCGCGCGGCTTCGAGCTCATAGGCGATGCCGGCGATGCGGCCGAGCCGTTCCTTGACGCCTTCGAACTTGCCGATCGGGATGCCGAACTGTTCGCGCACTCGCGCATAGGCGCCGGTGGTGCGCGCGGCGGCGCAGGCGGCGGCGGTGGCGAGCGAGGGCAGCGAAATCCCGCGCCCGGCGGCGAGCGCCGCCATCAGCATCTTCCAGCCCTGACCAATCTGCTCCTGCCCGCCGATGATCGCGTCGAGCGGCACGAACACGTCCTTGCCCGATACCGGGCCGTTCTGAAATGCCTGCATCGAGGGCAAGTGGCGGCGGCCATGCTCGACGCCCGGTGTGTCGGTGGGGACAAGCGCGACGGTAATGCCGCGATCCTCTTCGTCCGACAGCAGATGGTCGGGATCGGTGAGCTTGAAGGCCAGCCCGAGCACCGTCGCGACCGGCGCCAGCGTGATATAGCGTTTGGAAAAGGTGATGCTCATCCCGAGCACTTCCTCGCCGTCGATCGTCTGTTTGCAGACGACGCCGTGGTCGACCATCGCAGAAGCGTCCGATCCCGCCTCATCGCTGGTCAGCGCGAAGCAGGGGATTTCGCGGCCGTCGGCGAGGCGCGGGAGATAATGGTCCTTCTGGTCGTCGCGGCCGAATTGCAGCAGCAGCTCGCCCGGGCCGAGCGAATTGGGGACCATCACTGTCACCGCAGCCGTGACCGAGCGCGTCGAGATGCGCTTCACCACTTCGCTGTGCGCGAAGGCGCTGAAGCCTAGACCGCCATAATCCTTGGGAATGATCATCCCGAAGAACTTGTTTTTCTTGAGAAAATCCCAGACCGTTTCGGGAAGGTCCATGTCGACCGCGGCAATCTGCCAGTCGTCGAGCATGTCGCACAGCTGCGCCACCGGGCCGTCGATAAATGCCTGCTCCTCCTGCGTCAGCGAGGCGGGCGCCATGTCGCGCATCTTTTCCCAATCGGGCGCGCCGGAAAACAGGTCCGCGTCCCACCAGGTGTCGCCGGCTTCCATCGCCTCGCGCTCGGTTGCGGACAGGCTGGGCAGGCTGCCGCGCGCCCACTGGAAGATGGGTTTCGACAGGAGATTGCGGCGAAGTGTCTCGAGCATGGTCCGTCCTTTCCTCGGAAGGAATGCTGCGAGAAACGCCTGAAACACCCTCCCGGAATATGCCGGGAAAATGGCTGAGAACAGGGGTTGGTTCCCCATTTTATCGGACGAACAACCGATGCACCCGATTCCGTAACGGCATGCCGGTGCCGGCGCTGCCCGGATGGCGTGCGGAGCGACTGGAACTGCAAGCCCTTGCGCGAGGTTCGGAGCGGGCCAGGGCTTGCGTTTACGTGGGGTGCGTTATCGCCGCGGTCGATCGATTGGACCGGCAGCCCGGGAAGGCCCACCGGTCCACGCCAATACCTCCCGGGTTCGACAGCCTTCCGGTGCCGGCGGGCAACGTCCTATTTCTCCGCGATCCAGATAGGGCTCGACCAGGCCATGTCCGCGGTGGAATGGGAATAGAGGCGCCCGGGATATTCATCGACTTGCCGAACCCGGAGATAGTACATCGCATCTTCCTCGAACGTCTCGTCGGTGAAGGTGAAGACGCTGGTCTCGCCGTCTGGGCGCACCGCGTGGACGGTTTGATACGCTCCGTCCTGGAGCCGGACGATTTCCACCAGCGCAAGCTTGTTCGTTCCGGCGACGCGGACGGTGAAGCTGGGCTTCCCCTCGGCTGCATATTCGCTGCCCATCGGATGACCGTCGCTGGAGAAGTCGAGATAGATTTGCGTGCCGGTGGTGGCATATGCGTTGCGGCTGCCCAGCGCATTCCAGATCGCGTCGCGGTCATTTTCGGGGGCGACGACCGCCGCCAGCCCGCCGGAATGGCGGATGTCTATCGTCTCATTGTTGACGCCCGGCATTTCGAGATGGTTGTCGGAGGCGCCGATGACGCCGATGCGAAATCCGTTCTTCCACGCATATTGATAGGACCAGGCGCCGTCGGCCGGGAGCTCGAACAGCTGCGGCTGATCGTCGGGCTGGACGAGGTGACGGCTGTTCCACAGCGAGTAGATCTCGCCGATCGGCCGGTATTCGTTGCCGACATCGTCCTGCCAGATATTGTGGTGCGGGAACTGCCACGACACATGCGGTATGGTGAGAACCTCGGTTCCCTGCGCCTTGAGCGCGGCGTAGAGCGCCGGATAGTCGGGATAGCGGATGTGATCGAACGGCTTGCCGGCGCGATCCTTGTACATCACCACATAGTGATTGAGTTCCGGCGTCCATTCGAATCCGTAAAAGGTGGAGAACACGCCCGGCTGATAAAAGCGGTCGGAAATGTCCTGCGAGCGCTGCCAGACGGGATCGGTGAGCAGCCGGGAAGCGTGTTCCGACGTGCTCGCGAAATCGAGCCCGCTGACGTTGCGCGCATAGCAATAGGCGGCGACCGCATTGGTGAAATTGGCGCGATGATCGCCCGCCAGGTTCAGTTCCTTGAAGGTGTTCGTTCCGGTGGTGTTGAGATCCGTACCTTCGTCGATCGTGAACAGGCCCTGATTGTCGGCGCCCGACCCGGTGTGGAAATGCAGGTCGCCGAAGAGGTGGTGCCGCGAGACCCTGTCGCGATGGACCCAGGCATATTTGTACCGGATCCGCAGTGCGTCGTCCGGCGCCACTGCCTCGATCTTCTGAAATCCTTCGCTGTTGAACGTCACCGGGATGACGACACGGCCCCGCGCCTCGGCAGTGAATTCGGCGCTCGCGCCGATCTCCGCCTCGTTGTCGGTCGCGCTCAGGCGAACGGTGCCGGTATAACCGGTAGCGCGGTTTCCGAACCGGTCGACCGCCACGATGGCCGCGTCGAAGGGCTCGCCTGACACCACGTCGGAGGGGAAGTGGATCGCAAGGAAATCCGCCTGGGCGGGTTCGATCGTGAGGGAGGGGAAGCGGGAGGCGACTTCCCAGTCACCGTCGCTGCCGCTGCCGCTGCGGGTGGCGTAACGCACGTCGACCTTTCCCGCCAGGCTGCGAACCTTTCCGCGAAAGAAGACCGACAGCGTTTCGCCCGCAGGCAGCGGTGAAGCCAGTGTCGCTTCGATGATGCCGCCCAATACACCGGTGACCGCGACCTTCACCGTCGCGCCGGTGGAAGTCGTCGCCCAGACATATCCCAGACCCTCGGGTTCGTCCGTTTCGGGCGGACTGAACAGGAGTGTTTCCGTTTCCGCATAGGCGATGGGAATCTCGATTCTGATGCCGCTCCCTGCTTCGAGAGTCGTGACCGACCGATAGTCATAGCGAAGGGTCTGGACGCTGCCCGCCGGCGCACCGGCCATGTTGACGGTCAGTTGGCTCCCGGGACCGGCGGGTTGCGCGGAGGCGGGCTCGCATCGCGGGAAGCCGGGGTCGGCCGCGGCCATGACGGGGAAGGCGAGTGCAAGCGTCAAGGATGCACCGATCAGCGCCATCGCGCTGCCCCGACTGATGCACTTTGCGAGAGCGACGGGCATGTGGGAATAAGACTTCATGGAATTTCCTCGACCCCTTTTCCTGTTCTGGCTCGGCCTTTCCAGCACGAAACTGCCGGCCTGGCGCGGTGGGCAGTGCTGCTAGCCGCGTTTTGCCAAATCTATCGCGCCGTCCAACGGATCGCCAAGCGCATCGGAAAGGCGCGACACCGTTCGTTCGCGCAGCCAGGGACGCATCCGTTGGGAAAGCCCGCCGACCAATGCGCAGCGATTGGCGCCGCGCTGAAAAATGGTCTCGATAAAGCGTTCGATATGCTGTGCCGCATCCTCGACGATCGAGCGCGCGATCGCGTCATCGGCCTCGGCATAGTCCATCACCACAGGCGCGAAGCTGGCGTAATCCCTGGGAGTGGCTTCATCCATCCAGCCGACCACGCTTGCCGTGTCATGGTCGAAACGGGCAGTGACCGCGCTGCTTAGCGGGGTGGATTTGGTCCGCCCGTCCAGTGCCCGCAAAGCATGCCGTACCGCGCTGAGGCCCAGCGCCGCGCCGCTTCCTTCGTCGGAGATCGGAAACCCATAGCCGCCGATGGTGAAGCTCCGGCCATCCTTGCGGACATGGGCGACGCTGCCGGTCCCGATGATGAGCACGGCGCCCTCGGCGCGACCGTTTGCGCCCAGATTGGCAATATAGGCGTCTGTTTCATACGCAACGGAAGCGAACGGGAAGTCGAATGCCCGCAATGCCTCCGACGCGCCCTGACGGCCATATCCCGCGACGCCGATTCCGGCATGCACCTCCGCGATTTGGGTGTCGTCCAGGCGCGCCTGCCGAATGGCCTGATACGCCGTTTCCGAGAGCGTTGCATAGAGTTCGGGGAATCCGATGCGGGTGTTCGCGGAACCGCCCGATCCGGTTCCCAGAACGGTGCCGTCCTCGGCTGCGAGTCTGGCGCGGCAATTGCTACCTCCGGCGTCTATGCCCAGATAATACGCCATCATGGTGTTCCTTCCGTCGAATGGCAGGAGATATTTTTGATTTCTGCCGGATCGGCCGGACAAGGACCGCCGGCACGCCAGGCGCGGTTTCGCGACGTTCCCCCCAGTCCGGGGTTGAGCTGGTTGCGGGGATCGAGCGCCTGGTAGAAGCGGGCCAGCGCGGGCTTCGCGACATATTGATGGCCGACATTGTGTTCGGCCGGATATTCGGCGCCGCGCGCATCCAGCCAAGCGCATAACTCACGCTTGAGCTTCGCTGCGTCGCTGCCCTTTCTGACGATATAGTCCTGGTGAAATACGTGGCAGAAGAAGTGCCCGTAACAAAGGGCGTGGATCACTTCGCCTTCGTGACCGGCCGGCAGCAACTGACTCCAGTCGCGCGCATTGCGGGGCAGCGCTACATCGAGCGCGACGATATCCTCGACCTCGTCCTGATGGACGGCGCGAAAGCGGACTGCGGCACCGGCGACGACGAAGCGATGCAGAAACGCTTTCGATGCTTCGCGCGCACCACATTCGAAAAAGGCGCCTTGGCCCTGCTCGAAGACCTTGGCCAGCAGCGCCCGTGTCTCGTTGGCGATGCTATCGGCTACCTTGAGGATAAGGTGATGTTCGAAACGGTCGCGATACTCGCGCATCCGCCGGGGAAGGGGGTCGGGCAGCAGCCTGCCGATCCCCTGCATCATGCGTTCGCTCGGCGCCTCGCCGAGCAAGGGCATACGGCTCGCCCACGCGTCGAGGCGCGCCTTTGCGGCGAACAGGGAGGGAAGGCGATCGGTGCCGAGCCGCTCGATGGTGAAGACCATGTCCCTGCCATAGTGGTCGGCCATGTCGAACGCGGTGCGGTGAATATATTCGCCCGAAATCGGCAGGATCGGAAACTCGCTCAGAATTGTCCGTCGGATCGTGTCGAGACGGCCCGGGTCGTTGGTACCGATATAGAAAGTGGAACTGTCCGCATCGCGATGGAAACTATCCAGGCGGACCGCGAAGACAATCGCTTTTCCCGCGCTTCCCGAAGCTTCGAACAGGCAACGCTCGTCGGCATTGAAGCGGGCGGGCCGGTCGCTGTCGACGTCTCGCACATGGTCGGCATAGCGGTGATCATGCGCGGTTCGCGTTGGCGGCATCTCGATGTCGGCATCGGTGAAATCGCCGCGTTCGAGCCGATCGAGCATTTCCTCGGGATCATCGCCAAGTGCGATGCCGAGGTGATTGACCAGGCGAAGCGTGCCATCCAGTTCGACGACGGCGAACAGGGCAAGCTGGGTATATGCCGGGCCGCGCTGGATCAGCGATCCGCCCGAATTGTTGCATACGCCGCCTACCACCGAGGCTCCGAAACAGGACGAACCGATCACCGAATGCGGTTCGCGGCCCAGCGGTCGCAATCGCTTCTCGAGCGCATGGAGAGTCGTGCCCGGCAGGCAGACCGCTTGTCGCCCGCCCTGGAGAAGATGAATGGTGGATATCCTGAGCGTGGATATGATGATCACGCCGCCGGGATACGCATCCCCGTCCGGCGTCGATCCGCCGGTAAGGCCGGTATTGGCGGCTTGCAGGATGATCGAGCAGTCGGCGCGCACGCATATGCGGGCCACGTTCCACAACTCGACGAGACTTGCCGGTCGGATTACGGCAATCACCGCGCCGCTGCCGCTGCGATAGCCGTGGCGATAGCGCCGGGTGGCGGAATCTCCGGTAAGCACATGCCTGCGCCCCACGATCGCGCGGAGTCGTGCGATCAGAGTGTCGCGATCGGTGCCGTTCCCGGCCGCCTCGGAGAAGCGATTACTCGCCATCTTCGCTAAGCTCGCCGGCAATCCAGCTCCGCTGCACGACCAGCCGGTCGTCGAGATGGACCAGATCGGCCTGGAGACCCGGCACGATGCGTCCCGTCTGTTGCGACAGGCCGAGGAAGGTCGCGGGGTTTCCGCTCGCCAGCCGCGAGGCGGCGACAATGTCCAGGCCGAGCAGGTTGACTGCATTACGGACCGCCTGCGCCATGCTCAGCGCCGATCCGGCGAGGGTTCCGTCGGCGCCCTTGCATACGCCGTCCTCGACCCGGATAGTCTGCCCCATAAGGCTGAATTGCTGCATTTGCCCGCCGACCGGCGGCATCGCGTCCGTGACCAGCATCGCGCCGTCGAGCCCGCGCGCGGCAAGCGCGATCTTCACCGTCGCCGGATGGACGTGATGGCCATCGACGATGATTCCGAAATGCGTATCCCGGTTTTCGAGGGCTGCGCCGACCATGCCCGGTTCGCGCGCCTGAAGCTGATTCATCGCATTGAAAAGATGTGTGAAACCGGCAAGTCCTTGATCAAGGGCGCTGCGGGTTTCGCGATAGTCCGCCAGGCTGTGCCCGGCGCACACCCTGATGCCTGCGTCGGTCAGCTTGCCGATCGCGCCCGGCGCCGCGAGCTCGGGGGCCAGGGTCACGATCCGGCGCCCGAGCGTGGGAGCTGTGAGCAGGGCAATCGCGGACTCATCCAGTTGGGTGAATTTCTCGGCGAGATGGATGCCCTTCTTGCCGGGGTTGAGATGCGGCCCTTCGACATGCAGCCCCAACAGGCCGGGCACTTTCGCCTCGATCGCCTGCTCGGTAGCCGAGATCGCAGCGGCGACGACGGGCCGGTCGTCGCTGATCAGGGTCGGCATGATCCCTGTCGTGCCGAACCGCCGGTGCGCACGCGCGATCGCGTCTATTCCCGCAACGGTGGGCTGATCGTTCAACAGCACGTCGCCGCCGCCATTGACCTGCGTGTCGATAAAGCCGGGCAACAGCCAGCCGCCGCCCAAATCGCATCGCGTATGAGCGGCGGGCACGTCCGCGACCGGAACGAGGCCGCCAATGCGACCGTCGGCGATCAGAAGGGCGTGATCGGAGACAACTGCGTCGGGAAGGACGATGCTTGCGCCAAGCAGGGCGGCGGTTTTCATAAAGTGCGCGTGACCTTCCGCAGGTGAGGCGGCTGATCGGGATTGCGATGCCGCATCACGGCTATTCTGTTGGCCAGTGGATAGAAGCTCAGGATGGAAGCGATGGCGCCGAGCGCCGGATGGCGCGCGTCCACCGTGGGCAGCCTGAAGTCGGCCAGGGCGATATCCTCGGCCATTCCCGATGCGATGATCCGGGTTTCGCGCTGATGAAAATCGGAAAGCCTGTCGGACAGCCCCGCGCGCGCCGCGTCCACGGGGCCGATCACCAGAACGGTAT
This genomic interval from Sphingosinithalassobacter tenebrarum contains the following:
- the nagA gene encoding N-acetylglucosamine-6-phosphate deacetylase encodes the protein MKTAALLGASIVLPDAVVSDHALLIADGRIGGLVPVADVPAAHTRCDLGGGWLLPGFIDTQVNGGGDVLLNDQPTVAGIDAIARAHRRFGTTGIMPTLISDDRPVVAAAISATEQAIEAKVPGLLGLHVEGPHLNPGKKGIHLAEKFTQLDESAIALLTAPTLGRRIVTLAPELAAPGAIGKLTDAGIRVCAGHSLADYRETRSALDQGLAGFTHLFNAMNQLQAREPGMVGAALENRDTHFGIIVDGHHVHPATVKIALAARGLDGAMLVTDAMPPVGGQMQQFSLMGQTIRVEDGVCKGADGTLAGSALSMAQAVRNAVNLLGLDIVAASRLASGNPATFLGLSQQTGRIVPGLQADLVHLDDRLVVQRSWIAGELSEDGE
- the dld gene encoding D-lactate dehydrogenase, whose translation is MASNRFSEAAGNGTDRDTLIARLRAIVGRRHVLTGDSATRRYRHGYRSGSGAVIAVIRPASLVELWNVARICVRADCSIILQAANTGLTGGSTPDGDAYPGGVIIISTLRISTIHLLQGGRQAVCLPGTTLHALEKRLRPLGREPHSVIGSSCFGASVVGGVCNNSGGSLIQRGPAYTQLALFAVVELDGTLRLVNHLGIALGDDPEEMLDRLERGDFTDADIEMPPTRTAHDHRYADHVRDVDSDRPARFNADERCLFEASGSAGKAIVFAVRLDSFHRDADSSTFYIGTNDPGRLDTIRRTILSEFPILPISGEYIHRTAFDMADHYGRDMVFTIERLGTDRLPSLFAAKARLDAWASRMPLLGEAPSERMMQGIGRLLPDPLPRRMREYRDRFEHHLILKVADSIANETRALLAKVFEQGQGAFFECGAREASKAFLHRFVVAGAAVRFRAVHQDEVEDIVALDVALPRNARDWSQLLPAGHEGEVIHALCYGHFFCHVFHQDYIVRKGSDAAKLKRELCAWLDARGAEYPAEHNVGHQYVAKPALARFYQALDPRNQLNPGLGGTSRNRAWRAGGPCPADPAEIKNISCHSTEGTP
- a CDS encoding acyl-CoA dehydrogenase is translated as MLETLRRNLLSKPIFQWARGSLPSLSATEREAMEAGDTWWDADLFSGAPDWEKMRDMAPASLTQEEQAFIDGPVAQLCDMLDDWQIAAVDMDLPETVWDFLKKNKFFGMIIPKDYGGLGFSAFAHSEVVKRISTRSVTAAVTVMVPNSLGPGELLLQFGRDDQKDHYLPRLADGREIPCFALTSDEAGSDASAMVDHGVVCKQTIDGEEVLGMSITFSKRYITLAPVATVLGLAFKLTDPDHLLSDEEDRGITVALVPTDTPGVEHGRRHLPSMQAFQNGPVSGKDVFVPLDAIIGGQEQIGQGWKMLMAALAAGRGISLPSLATAAACAAARTTGAYARVREQFGIPIGKFEGVKERLGRIAGIAYELEAARRFTCAGLDQGHHPSIVSAIMKAHATYRMRQAVDDTMDVHGGKTIIDGPKNYFGNVYRSVPVGITVEGANIVTRSLIIFGQGAMRDHPYLLKEVVALEEQGKDALVAFDEVLWKHAGHIIKNLASSFASGWTGGATGDAPDAGKVKGYYKQLSRYASALATCAEVALISLGGTLKRKEAISARYGDILAELYLLSAVLKRWEDDGRLEEDLPLVEWACETGFQRIEDRFDAIFVNFPVPMLDKVMRAVTLPFRSHPRGPSDDVIFACADTILSSGAQRDRIACGVHVGPGPVADLEHALDLVERTQRLRDKRKHQGEDALNDAEREALQEAAEAVATVVAVDDFDSNDLRGLVAPQEEQVPSPDQPDLKLVQSI
- a CDS encoding BadF/BadG/BcrA/BcrD ATPase family protein, whose protein sequence is MMAYYLGIDAGGSNCRARLAAEDGTVLGTGSGGSANTRIGFPELYATLSETAYQAIRQARLDDTQIAEVHAGIGVAGYGRQGASEALRAFDFPFASVAYETDAYIANLGANGRAEGAVLIIGTGSVAHVRKDGRSFTIGGYGFPISDEGSGAALGLSAVRHALRALDGRTKSTPLSSAVTARFDHDTASVVGWMDEATPRDYASFAPVVMDYAEADDAIARSIVEDAAQHIERFIETIFQRGANRCALVGGLSQRMRPWLRERTVSRLSDALGDPLDGAIDLAKRG
- a CDS encoding DUF3604 domain-containing protein translates to MAAADPGFPRCEPASAQPAGPGSQLTVNMAGAPAGSVQTLRYDYRSVTTLEAGSGIRIEIPIAYAETETLLFSPPETDEPEGLGYVWATTSTGATVKVAVTGVLGGIIEATLASPLPAGETLSVFFRGKVRSLAGKVDVRYATRSGSGSDGDWEVASRFPSLTIEPAQADFLAIHFPSDVVSGEPFDAAIVAVDRFGNRATGYTGTVRLSATDNEAEIGASAEFTAEARGRVVIPVTFNSEGFQKIEAVAPDDALRIRYKYAWVHRDRVSRHHLFGDLHFHTGSGADNQGLFTIDEGTDLNTTGTNTFKELNLAGDHRANFTNAVAAYCYARNVSGLDFASTSEHASRLLTDPVWQRSQDISDRFYQPGVFSTFYGFEWTPELNHYVVMYKDRAGKPFDHIRYPDYPALYAALKAQGTEVLTIPHVSWQFPHHNIWQDDVGNEYRPIGEIYSLWNSRHLVQPDDQPQLFELPADGAWSYQYAWKNGFRIGVIGASDNHLEMPGVNNETIDIRHSGGLAAVVAPENDRDAIWNALGSRNAYATTGTQIYLDFSSDGHPMGSEYAAEGKPSFTVRVAGTNKLALVEIVRLQDGAYQTVHAVRPDGETSVFTFTDETFEEDAMYYLRVRQVDEYPGRLYSHSTADMAWSSPIWIAEK